GGGGAAGAAGAAAGTAAGAAAAATGGCAGTAATTCACTTAATGAGCCATGTCGTTGTGGCCTATGTGGGGAACATTTCAACCAAATTTCAGATTTAAGAGAGCATCATAAAACACAGCATCCAGATGAGGTTGAAGTAAAGTACTTACCGGCTAAGATGAAACAGCAGTGCCATGGTGTAATGCGACAAATAGTTACTAAATGGCAAAAGCAGCGAGTTGATCCACTAAGGTCAAGCATACGAGGAAGACCTAGAGGAGTGAACAGAGCcaattttaatgtcaaaatattttcCTGCAAACTCTGCCATCGTGTGTTTGTACACTCAAGCAGTCTTTCTCGTCATATGCGTTACCATAAGGGAACTCTGCATGCCTGTGTTTATTGTGGAAAACACTTTCCACAAAGATGTGATGTCACAAGGCATGTGGCCATGTACCACAGTCCAGTGCTTCAACCTAAGGCTTCTGGGGAGACAAAGACAGAACAAGAGGTTAAAAATCATGATCAGGAACCTGCGAAAGCATCAATACAACCAAAAAGTGATAGTAAACAAGAAGAACTTGAAGAAGAAAATCAGCCTGCATCCAAGACAGATGACCTGTTACTTGGTTCTCCTTATAAGGGAAATTACAAACCAAGGATGAAATACAAATGCGAAGAATGTTGTAGAGTCTTTGGGCTACTTAGTGTTTATCGGCGACACATTTATTACCACAAGCGAAATCCCTGCAAGGTTCTGCTAAGTTGCCCTCTCTGTCCAAGCCGCTTCACATTCCTCTCTGCTTTAGATCGCCATCTTGAATATCATCATAAAGGAGACTCTGATGGCACAAAACATCCTGGGACTAATATAGCTGATTCCAAAAGTCAGCAAGGAGATGCTGATGCTGAAAAGCCTAATAAAAATGCTGATA
The Cyprinus carpio isolate SPL01 chromosome A16, ASM1834038v1, whole genome shotgun sequence genome window above contains:
- the LOC109056379 gene encoding zinc finger protein 43-like, giving the protein MMAYSVDSMQELSGGDAFICTECGEGFSRYPKLVEHMAIHGLTEIFSSDGLSISNGNCINASIEVALHENGMLTVVDRSVLSNFTFLFGKPSSKSLWCQPPNQEALTSSKIPEKEYTWFKCERCEQVFKTPKSFQLHQQYRALEQGFKCTLCCKVFNDQESLQSHLQTHAHERFYSCGHCGKRFLRQETLLSHQKQWHASVGSKTLSRSEENQGNKMDRSYPCKICGLRFFWLSDLQSHLNSHSRVSRPSSDVTQKQEMLGEEESKKNGSNSLNEPCRCGLCGEHFNQISDLREHHKTQHPDEVEVKYLPAKMKQQCHGVMRQIVTKWQKQRVDPLRSSIRGRPRGVNRANFNVKIFSCKLCHRVFVHSSSLSRHMRYHKGTLHACVYCGKHFPQRCDVTRHVAMYHSPVLQPKASGETKTEQEVKNHDQEPAKASIQPKSDSKQEELEEENQPASKTDDLLLGSPYKGNYKPRMKYKCEECCRVFGLLSVYRRHIYYHKRNPCKVLLSCPLCPSRFTFLSALDRHLEYHHKGDSDGTKHPGTNIADSKSQQGDADAEKPNKNADNGMSLEIVNESTECSQT